The nucleotide window AAGACTTAAATGCTTAAATACTCTTTATCAGGCTGTCCAAAAACTAGATCTTTTTTCTACAATTGGAGAATTAGCATTCTTGACTTTAAATAATATATCAAAAATTTTTTTAAATTTGTATATATAATTGCTTTGAAGTAAATATATTGTTCCAATTATAGAATCAACTATAGTTTTAAAATAACTTTTATGCAAATTTTGGTTATTTATCTCAAAAACCTGTTTTATTCTAAAAATCTGCTTATAAAGGTCAGAAAAATATAAATAGATCCTGGCCTATTTAGTTAGGAATCTAACAATTCAATTAAATAACAAGTAATGTAAGCACCAAATTCCCGTTCTTGAGATTAGATATGGGGAGTATCACTTAAGTACGGTTTTGCAACCTGAAACGTACTGCACATGTTTTACTGGTTCTGAAATAAAAGTACCTGGAAAATAGAAAAAACCGGAAGACCTGCAGGAACGTTTGGATAGTAGATAACTGTGCCTGTATGTGAGAAAGAAAGTATACCTTAATTCTCAATACAGAAGATATAATACAGAAGAGCCAATTACTACAGAAAGTGACTTAAAAACTTTTGAATCCCTGTTTTAAAAACGATTTGTTAAGGAAGATGCAATAGATGAAAATTAATGAAGATGAAAGTGAAGTTTCTGCCGGCTATTCCGGAAAAAAAGAGACGGATGGCGTAAAAATCCTGCAAGGAGATCCGAAAAAAGCCATAATAAAGCTGTCAATCCCAATGATAGTTGCTATGTCCGTGCAGACAATTTACAGCCTTATTGATACTTACTGGGTTTCCGGACTTGGAGCCGACGCCCTTGCAGCAATGGGTTTTGTGTTCCCGTTTTTCTTTATAAGCATGGCTCTGTCAAACGGAATAGGCATAGGAGGAGGATCTGCAATCTCCCGTATGATCGGAGCCAGGGATAAAGCCGGTGCAGACAACGTAGCCGTACATACAATAATCGTAATTATCTTGCTCTCTATTGCATTTACAGTACCGTTTTATCTCTTTGCCCCTCAGCTCTTTGCCCTTGCAGGAGCCGGAAAAGCTACAGGACTTGCAGTAGCGTATGCCAGAGCTATTTTTCTTGGAAGCATTATAATTTTCTTTTCCAATGTAGCCAATGCGATTCTTCGAAGCGAAGGAGATTCGAAACGAGCCATGAAGGCTATGATTTTAGGCGGGGTACTGAACGTTATCCTTGACCCCATATTCATATATACGCTTAATATGGGAATTGCAGGTGCAGCCTGGGCTACTGTACTTTCCATAGGGGTATCCTGTGTTATGATGGCAAACTGGCTGTTCTTCAAGAAAGATACCTATGTAGCCTTTAACTTCAAGGATTTCCGCTTTGAGAAAAGCATTGTAAAAGAGATCTTCAGTGTTGCACTTCCGGCTTCAGCCCAGCAGCTTTCCATGTCCCTGTCAATGATATTCATGAACTACATTATTGTGCTTGTAAGTAGCACCGACGGAGTTGCGGTCTATGCAACGGGATGGAGAATAGCTACAATTGCAACTTCTCCTTTATTGGGAATGGCGACTGCCGTAATTTCCGTATGTGGGGCTGCAATCGGAGCCCATGATTATATAAAGGCAAAGGCTGCCCTTTCCTATTCAACCAGAGTCGGATTCCTGATAGAGTGTGTAGCCGGGGCTTTTATTTTTGCTTTTGCCATGCCGATAGCATCTATATTTACACAGTCAGAAGGTGGAGCCCACATAACTGACGATCTTGCGCACTTCCTGCGTGTGATGTGTACTTTCTACCCCATGCTTGCACTTGGCCTCTTTTCGTCCTCCTTTTTCCAGGGTGCAGGAAAAGGTCTTAACTCCCTGATTGCTACCCTCCTCAGAACTATTGTCTTTACCCCTCTCTTTGCAGCTCTCCTGGCTTTTACCTTTAATATGGGACAAGTAGGAGCCTGGTGGGGTTTAGTCATAGGCAATGGAATAGGTTCTCTGTTGATGTACATATGGGCAGAATATTTCTTGAAAGCACTTTTAAAAACAAAACATATTACAAAAACTGATGGAGCCTCAGCCTGAAACAGGCAAGAGCTCTTTTCCCGAATTTCTTATTAATCCCTATTTAAGTTTGAGTCGATAAGCCATCAAGATACTGATATCGTTTCAACTGTAAGATATTAAATATTTTTCAGATTTTAGGATATAGAATACTTTTTGGCTATTAAGTATCGAATATTTTTAGATGTTCGATATAGAATGTTTATAGATATTCGATATAGAACGTTTTTCCAGATTTTTCCCTTTACGGTTCTTGTTTTTCAGAACTAGTTGCTCATTATCCAGTTATGTATAATTGCCCATAGCTCATGAGAGTTATAATCAAGGGCTATGCTACCATGACCCTGGTTCTTCCAGCCTATATAAGTAACTTTATTATTTATTTTTCCTACCTCGTTTTTATACCACCAGGAACCGTAGTCGCTGAAACCTCCCCCAAGCCCTATATAAAGAAGAGGGGAGCTTATTCTTGAAAAGTCAATCTCATAGCCTTCCACATTTCCCATCAATCCGGCCATATAAAGATCCAGGTATTTAGGTGCATAAGGAACAGCCCCTCCGGTTAAGGTCAAGTTAAGTAGCCTGTTTTCATCAACATAATAAAGGCCATCCAGATCTCCGCTCCAGTAATGATAATTCGGAGTATAGGGGTATGCATTGAATGCATAAGTTTGGGTAGCCATAAGCCGGAAAAGTTGTCTGTTTGTAAGGTCAGGTTGAAAAATGGATTCTCGGTCAGGATCGGTTAAAGCCAGATTGGCTAGCTGAATCATGGTAGCCATATTGCTGCTGTTATATGTCCTGTTTTCCAAACATCTGGAAATAGTGTCAAATTCCTGTGCCTGAGAGCTTATTAACTCCGAATATTTAGGCTCGTACTTAATAACGATATCAACAGGAACCATTCTGTTAACCGAGCCTAAAACAAAGTCGTTGTACTTGCTAGCTCCGTAAGCAGTAAGAATCAAGGCCCCATGACTGTGGCCAATTGCCATAACCTCTATGTCCTCTACAGCTTTATCACTCAGGAAAGCTGTATGAAATCTTGATACTGCTATGCCGTTGTATGTATCACTCAGGTAACTGTCAATGGTCCAGTTTTCCATGTAACTGAAATCGGTCTCATTTATAGGAACATTTGTCTCTCTTCTATCCAGAATGTATGTGCTGTATCCTTGCTGAGCGTAGTATATAGCCATATCGGAATAGAAACTTTCAGTCAAAGCTTGACCGGGCAGGATTATTAAGTTTTTACTTTGAGCTATACTCCAGGGACTCTTTTCTTTTACATAATTGGTGAGTATAATGTAATCATACTCTCCGGATCCGACATTTATCTTAAGTTTATACTCAGCCACGTCACCTCGGATAAGGCCGATTCTATTGCTTTTCGTTAAGGGAGAGTACATACCTGGTACTCCGAACGAAGCAGATTTATGGAAAAAAGTCTTCATATGCTCGGGTTGATTAAGTATGGTCTCTGTTTTATTCTCAGG belongs to Methanosarcina barkeri 3 and includes:
- a CDS encoding MATE family efflux transporter, producing MKINEDESEVSAGYSGKKETDGVKILQGDPKKAIIKLSIPMIVAMSVQTIYSLIDTYWVSGLGADALAAMGFVFPFFFISMALSNGIGIGGGSAISRMIGARDKAGADNVAVHTIIVIILLSIAFTVPFYLFAPQLFALAGAGKATGLAVAYARAIFLGSIIIFFSNVANAILRSEGDSKRAMKAMILGGVLNVILDPIFIYTLNMGIAGAAWATVLSIGVSCVMMANWLFFKKDTYVAFNFKDFRFEKSIVKEIFSVALPASAQQLSMSLSMIFMNYIIVLVSSTDGVAVYATGWRIATIATSPLLGMATAVISVCGAAIGAHDYIKAKAALSYSTRVGFLIECVAGAFIFAFAMPIASIFTQSEGGAHITDDLAHFLRVMCTFYPMLALGLFSSSFFQGAGKGLNSLIATLLRTIVFTPLFAALLAFTFNMGQVGAWWGLVIGNGIGSLLMYIWAEYFLKALLKTKHITKTDGASA